One segment of Pseudobythopirellula maris DNA contains the following:
- a CDS encoding sigma-70 family RNA polymerase sigma factor — MPETTQITAVLQAISQGNRSAADRLMPLVYNQMRDLASHYMRRQPTDHTLRSTALVNEAYLKLCKQHDADWRSRSHFFAASAQAMRRILVDHARSKGREKRGGGWRRVEFDGDLLESKRCDEDILALDEALNRLTQLDERQARIVEMRFFGGMTVREVAEALGVSKRTVELEWSMIRAWLRRELGDETDEPSTEGAVSGGPADVAQGGTADGPEGGADDS; from the coding sequence TTGCCCGAAACGACCCAAATCACCGCCGTCTTACAAGCGATCAGCCAGGGCAACCGGAGCGCCGCTGACCGCCTGATGCCCCTGGTTTACAACCAGATGCGGGATTTGGCTTCGCACTACATGCGACGCCAGCCAACCGACCACACCCTCAGGTCGACCGCCTTGGTAAACGAGGCGTACCTGAAGCTCTGCAAGCAGCATGACGCCGACTGGCGGAGCCGCAGCCACTTCTTCGCCGCCAGCGCGCAGGCGATGCGACGCATCTTGGTCGACCACGCCCGCTCGAAGGGCCGAGAGAAGCGGGGGGGCGGATGGCGCCGCGTGGAGTTTGATGGCGACCTGCTCGAGTCCAAGCGGTGCGACGAGGACATCCTCGCGCTCGACGAGGCGCTCAACAGACTCACCCAACTCGACGAGCGACAGGCTCGGATCGTGGAGATGCGGTTCTTCGGCGGCATGACCGTGCGTGAGGTCGCCGAGGCGCTCGGCGTGTCGAAGCGCACCGTCGAGCTCGAGTGGTCGATGATCCGTGCGTGGTTGCGGCGCGAGCTCGGGGACGAGACCGATGAGCCGTCGACCGAGGGGGCTGTGAGCGGTGGGCCTGCCGACGTGGCTCAAGGCGGGACAGCAGACGGGCCCGAAGGAGGGGCGGATGACTCCTGA
- a CDS encoding transporter substrate-binding protein encodes MTPERHAQVKEVFIRACELEGDDLDRFLGEACRDDSQLLAEVNSLLAHHSPQTLLGGLSATRVDPHARTAEPAASWGGRLLGKYEVSRVLDSGGMGVVLEARDTDLGRHVAIKVLHHNLVDDGPMRERFFAEARAAAGLHHPNVITVHDVAVDGGEAYLVMEYAEGGSTADRLKEKGPYPLEEATRIAADACRGLSAAHAQGLVHRDIKPANLLLTEAGVVKVSDFGAAKQLNRSSLQLTRTGQLVGTPDFMSPEQCEGAAVDPRTDIYSLGATYYCLLVGAAPYNDCGSLVSVINAHCNAEPPDPCEAVAGLPTRCRDIVFRAMAKSPADRFPSCDAMLDALEGRTDPIVVASPRPVESRTTRRALITGAALLAVAAAGWWVGRWPEQTASSRGASGAIGPTDSSAPAFAEEPIRIGLLHSLSGTMAHSEKVIVDGYLLAIEELNAGGGVLGRRVEPIVVDGRSTEEGFSEGAERLIGEEKVCTIFGCCTSSSRKSVAEVVEREDHLLVYSVNHEGVETSPNIVYLGGDPTQTVIPCARWAYSFGQMRTFFLVGSDYVYPRMANEILKDELASMGARVVGEEYLSLGSANVQGVVDKIAAAKPDIIINTISGDTQTAFVRALYQSDVGSAHITTGVGEEDLRSPSLDHLVGAYAVSTYFQSIDRPENLEFVAAFKKKFGNRRVVAAPMETAYDAIKLWAGAVEQAARTDPLVIRDAMLDQSYDAPSGLIRLDPKSQYAYRYAMIGRVSPAGQYEIVWRSAAPIAPQPYPESRSPEAWEKEIDQLRKGWGGRWSAP; translated from the coding sequence ATGACTCCTGAGCGTCACGCCCAAGTGAAGGAGGTCTTCATCCGGGCTTGTGAGTTGGAAGGCGACGACCTCGACCGGTTCTTGGGCGAGGCCTGCCGAGACGACTCGCAGCTGCTGGCCGAGGTGAATTCTCTGCTCGCCCACCATTCGCCGCAGACGCTGCTAGGCGGATTGTCGGCCACCCGCGTCGATCCCCACGCACGCACCGCCGAGCCGGCCGCCTCCTGGGGCGGACGCTTGCTCGGCAAGTACGAGGTGAGCCGTGTGCTCGACTCGGGCGGCATGGGGGTGGTGCTCGAGGCGCGCGACACCGACCTCGGTCGCCACGTGGCGATCAAGGTGTTGCACCACAACCTGGTGGACGACGGACCGATGCGCGAGCGGTTTTTCGCCGAGGCACGCGCCGCCGCCGGGTTGCACCACCCCAACGTGATCACGGTGCACGACGTGGCGGTCGACGGCGGCGAGGCTTACCTCGTGATGGAGTACGCCGAGGGGGGTAGCACCGCCGACCGGCTCAAGGAGAAGGGGCCTTACCCCCTCGAAGAGGCGACCCGCATCGCGGCCGACGCTTGCCGCGGCTTGTCCGCCGCCCACGCCCAGGGACTCGTGCACCGCGACATCAAGCCGGCGAACCTGCTGCTCACCGAGGCGGGCGTGGTCAAGGTTTCCGACTTTGGCGCCGCCAAGCAGCTCAACCGCAGCTCGCTGCAGCTCACACGCACCGGCCAGTTGGTCGGCACGCCCGACTTCATGAGCCCCGAGCAGTGCGAGGGCGCCGCCGTCGACCCGCGTACCGACATCTACTCGCTCGGCGCCACCTACTACTGCCTGCTCGTGGGCGCGGCGCCGTACAACGACTGCGGCAGCCTGGTGAGTGTGATCAACGCCCACTGCAACGCCGAGCCGCCCGACCCCTGTGAGGCGGTCGCCGGCTTGCCCACGAGGTGCCGCGACATCGTCTTTCGAGCGATGGCCAAGTCGCCCGCCGACCGTTTTCCGTCGTGCGACGCGATGCTCGACGCCCTGGAGGGACGCACCGACCCGATCGTCGTCGCGTCGCCCAGGCCTGTCGAAAGCCGCACCACCCGCCGGGCGCTGATCACTGGCGCCGCGTTGCTCGCCGTGGCCGCCGCGGGCTGGTGGGTCGGTCGCTGGCCGGAGCAGACCGCCTCGTCGAGAGGCGCCAGTGGCGCCATCGGGCCGACCGATTCGTCCGCGCCGGCCTTCGCCGAAGAACCGATCCGCATCGGCCTGCTGCACTCGCTCTCGGGCACGATGGCCCACAGCGAAAAGGTTATCGTCGACGGTTACTTGTTGGCCATCGAAGAGCTGAACGCCGGCGGGGGCGTTCTCGGCCGCCGCGTTGAGCCGATCGTCGTCGACGGCCGTTCCACCGAGGAGGGTTTTTCCGAAGGCGCCGAGCGGCTGATCGGCGAAGAGAAGGTCTGCACCATCTTCGGATGCTGCACCTCCTCGAGCCGCAAGTCGGTCGCCGAGGTCGTCGAACGCGAGGATCACCTACTCGTTTACTCGGTCAACCACGAGGGAGTCGAAACGAGCCCCAACATCGTTTACCTGGGGGGAGACCCCACGCAGACCGTCATCCCGTGCGCCCGTTGGGCGTACTCCTTCGGCCAGATGCGCACCTTTTTCCTGGTCGGTTCGGACTACGTTTACCCGCGCATGGCGAACGAGATCCTCAAGGACGAACTCGCTTCGATGGGCGCCCGCGTGGTGGGCGAGGAGTATCTCTCGTTGGGGTCGGCCAACGTGCAGGGCGTGGTCGATAAGATCGCCGCGGCCAAGCCTGACATCATCATCAACACGATCAGCGGCGACACACAAACGGCCTTCGTCCGCGCACTCTACCAGAGCGACGTCGGTTCGGCCCACATCACGACCGGAGTAGGCGAAGAGGACCTGCGGAGTCCGAGCCTCGACCACCTCGTGGGCGCCTATGCGGTGAGCACCTATTTCCAGTCGATCGATCGGCCGGAGAACCTGGAGTTTGTCGCCGCCTTCAAGAAGAAATTCGGCAATCGGCGCGTTGTGGCGGCCCCGATGGAGACCGCCTACGACGCGATCAAGCTGTGGGCCGGGGCCGTGGAGCAGGCGGCCAGGACCGACCCGCTGGTCATACGCGACGCCATGCTCGACCAGTCGTACGACGCCCCCAGCGGCTTGATCCGCCTCGACCCCAAGTCGCAGTACGCCTACCGGTATGCGATGATCGGCCGCGTCTCGCCCGCCGGGCAGTACGAGATCGTCTGGCGCAGCGCCGCCCCGATCGCCCCCCAGCCGTACCCCGAGAGCCGCAGCCCCGAGGCGTGGGAGAAAGAGATCGACCAGCTACGTAAGGGCTGGGGCGGCCGCTGGTCGGCGCCGTGA
- the hemQ gene encoding hydrogen peroxide-dependent heme synthase, whose amino-acid sequence MPRPDATAPNRAAADAATPDSLAPAGGGWHCSHLYYSFDRVLLPSMDSEERDAVADSILAVLDPEAPHAPMRMQLSITSGHKADFGLMLLDPDPLKIDALHQRLMASPAGQVLQTGYSFVSVTEISEYVTSVEDYAARLVTEGLEEGSGPYETKVKAYADRLVAMNHQRLTPDFPPYRAVCFYPMNKKRKTGENWFALPKEERNRMMSEHARSGMAFAGRVSQLISVGLGLDDWEWGVTLWGKNPEYLKDIVYAMRFDEASARYAEFGPFLVGYVCTAAELIDHCHVRR is encoded by the coding sequence ATGCCCCGCCCCGACGCCACCGCCCCCAATCGCGCAGCGGCCGACGCCGCCACACCCGACTCTCTCGCCCCGGCGGGCGGCGGCTGGCACTGCAGCCACCTCTATTACTCCTTCGACCGCGTGCTGCTCCCCTCGATGGACTCGGAGGAGCGTGACGCCGTGGCCGACTCGATTCTCGCTGTGCTCGATCCCGAGGCGCCCCACGCGCCCATGCGCATGCAGCTCTCGATCACCAGCGGCCACAAGGCCGACTTCGGCTTGATGCTGCTCGACCCCGACCCGCTGAAGATCGACGCTCTGCACCAAAGGCTGATGGCCAGCCCGGCCGGCCAGGTGCTTCAGACCGGGTACTCGTTCGTCTCGGTCACCGAGATCTCGGAGTACGTGACCAGCGTGGAGGATTACGCCGCCCGGCTCGTGACCGAGGGGCTCGAAGAGGGGAGCGGGCCTTACGAAACCAAGGTGAAAGCCTACGCCGACCGGCTGGTGGCGATGAACCACCAGCGTCTGACCCCGGACTTCCCCCCCTATCGGGCGGTTTGCTTCTACCCGATGAACAAGAAGCGTAAAACCGGTGAAAACTGGTTTGCGCTGCCCAAGGAGGAGCGAAACCGCATGATGAGCGAGCACGCTCGCAGCGGGATGGCGTTCGCCGGTCGGGTGAGCCAGCTGATTTCTGTCGGCCTTGGTTTGGATGATTGGGAGTGGGGAGTTACACTATGGGGTAAGAACCCCGAGTATTTGAAGGACATCGTGTACGCGATGCGGTTCGATGAGGCGAGCGCCCGCTACGCCGAATTTGGCCCTTTTTTAGTCGGCTACGTCTGCACCGCAGCGGAGCTGATCGACCATTGCCACGTGAGACGCTAA
- a CDS encoding response regulator transcription factor, giving the protein MDTKPTVYVVDPDPRVRSRVALESKAWGMACEEFATMQDYALEASGNRPGCLVMENALPVGQDEHPLQQLRSRGDTTPVIAMTDEMNVSTVIECYEQGAWSVLEKPIALEKLRRYVECAIEFDTRSLEFVRRHQSLLQSNDALTDREKAVLGMIVSGRLNKSIANELDVSVRTVESVRASILRKYEAATAAELAAKATEFELLDEALLRVGSPIYLQYRNRGRLEAGQRLGVCC; this is encoded by the coding sequence ATGGATACAAAACCTACTGTCTATGTAGTGGATCCTGACCCAAGGGTCCGATCCCGCGTTGCGCTCGAGTCTAAGGCATGGGGCATGGCGTGCGAAGAATTCGCCACGATGCAGGACTACGCACTAGAGGCCTCGGGCAACCGGCCAGGTTGTCTGGTCATGGAGAACGCCTTGCCCGTCGGTCAAGACGAGCACCCCTTGCAGCAGCTCCGTTCGCGTGGCGACACGACGCCGGTGATTGCGATGACCGACGAGATGAACGTTTCGACCGTAATCGAATGTTACGAGCAAGGCGCCTGGTCGGTGCTGGAGAAGCCGATCGCCTTGGAGAAGCTCCGCCGATACGTTGAGTGCGCTATCGAGTTCGACACGCGTAGCTTGGAATTCGTGCGTCGCCACCAATCGCTGCTCCAATCCAACGACGCCCTCACCGACCGCGAGAAGGCGGTGCTCGGCATGATCGTCAGCGGCCGGCTGAACAAGTCGATCGCCAACGAGTTGGACGTGTCGGTCCGCACGGTCGAATCGGTCCGAGCGAGCATCCTGCGCAAGTACGAGGCGGCGACCGCCGCCGAGCTGGCGGCCAAGGCGACCGAGTTCGAGCTGCTGGACGAGGCGCTGCTGCGGGTGGGCTCGCCGATTTACTTGCAGTACCGCAATCGGGGACGCCTCGAGGCAGGGCAGCGGCTGGGCGTCTGTTGCTGA
- a CDS encoding DUF1559 domain-containing protein — protein MNAQAFRRPRTPGFTLVELLVVIAIIGILVALLLPAVQAAREAARRTNCQNNMRQLLIGVHNHEAAFEHFPSGSVNPTGPIRNLPEGDHKSWIVAILPYIGEQVRHKHLDHSVGAYHKNNNTVRQTIIELLICPSSYSEDYPESSYAGVHHDAEAPIDTTNNGVLYLNSQLRFEDLVDGPGYTLLLGEKLRKGGADLGWMSGTPATLRNVGTAINESLANTSPYSYGYNSAPEWYEPAGRMSDIRDGLGDAMNDQPESEERAPSDDPFINRGGDRETPLAVGGFGSPHPGGCQFAKADGSIRFVRDSIDPDLLQKLANRADSQIAEGW, from the coding sequence ATGAACGCACAAGCTTTTCGCCGGCCGCGCACGCCCGGCTTCACGTTGGTCGAGCTCCTGGTGGTGATCGCCATCATCGGCATCTTGGTCGCCTTGCTGCTGCCCGCCGTGCAAGCGGCGCGCGAGGCCGCCCGCCGCACGAACTGCCAGAACAACATGCGGCAGTTGCTGATCGGGGTCCACAACCACGAGGCGGCGTTCGAACATTTCCCGAGCGGGTCGGTCAATCCCACCGGTCCGATCCGCAACCTCCCGGAGGGCGATCACAAGAGCTGGATCGTGGCGATCCTCCCCTACATCGGTGAACAAGTGCGGCACAAGCACCTCGACCACTCGGTGGGCGCCTACCACAAGAACAACAACACGGTGCGGCAGACGATCATCGAACTGCTGATCTGTCCGAGCTCCTACTCCGAAGACTATCCCGAGTCTTCCTACGCCGGCGTGCACCACGACGCCGAGGCGCCGATCGACACGACCAACAACGGGGTGCTGTACCTCAACAGCCAACTCCGTTTCGAGGACCTTGTCGACGGCCCTGGCTACACGCTGTTGCTCGGCGAGAAGCTGCGAAAAGGCGGCGCCGACCTGGGGTGGATGAGCGGCACTCCCGCCACGCTGCGCAACGTGGGTACGGCGATCAACGAATCGCTCGCCAACACGTCCCCGTACTCGTACGGCTACAACTCCGCCCCTGAGTGGTACGAACCGGCGGGGCGGATGAGCGATATCAGAGATGGGTTAGGTGACGCGATGAACGACCAACCCGAAAGCGAAGAGCGGGCGCCTAGCGATGACCCGTTCATCAACCGCGGTGGCGACCGCGAGACGCCGCTCGCCGTTGGCGGCTTCGGCAGCCCTCATCCCGGGGGCTGTCAATTCGCCAAGGCGGATGGATCGATACGCTTTGTGAGAGACTCGATCGACCCCGACTTGTTGCAAAAACTGGCCAACCGCGCCGATAGCCAGATCGCCGAGGGATGGTAG